The Ranitomeya imitator isolate aRanImi1 chromosome 6, aRanImi1.pri, whole genome shotgun sequence genome window below encodes:
- the LOC138643465 gene encoding dentin sialophosphoprotein-like produces MDCRRIPDHTDVASDRTDVTSDRTDVASDRTDVASDRTDVTLDRTDVASDRTDVTLDRTDVASDRTDVTSDRTDVTLDRTDVASDRTDVTSDRTDVASDRTDVTSDRTDVTSDRTDVASDHVSSDRTDVSSDCTDVASDRTDVASDRTDVSCDCTDVSSDRTDVSSDRTDVASDCTDVASDHVASDRTDVSSDRTDVSSDRTDVSSDGTDVASDGTDVSSDRTDVTSDRTDVASDRTDVASDHVSSDCTDVSSDRTDVASDRTDVAYDRTDVTSDRIDVASDRTDVASDRTDVASDHVASDRTDVASDRTDVSSDRTDVSSDCTDVASDRTDVASDRTDVSSDRTDVASDHTDVASDRTDVSYDRTDVTYDRTDVPSDRTDVSSDRTDVASDRTDVASDRTDVASDRTDVSSDSTDVASDRTDVASDRTDVASDRTDVSSYPTDVSSDRTDMSSDRTDVASDRTDVASDRTDVSSYRTDVSSDRTDVASDRTDVASDRTDVTSDHVSSDRTDVSSDRTDLASDRTDVASDRTDVTSDRTDVSSDRTDVSSDCTDVSSDRTDVASDRTDVSSDRPDVSSDRTDVSSDRTDVASDRTDVASDRTDVTSDCTDVSSDRTDVSSDRTDLASDRTDVASDRTDVTSDRTDVSSDRTDVSSDRTDVSSDRTDVSSDRTDVSSDCTDVSSDRTDVSSDRTDVSSDRTDVSSDCTDVASDRTDVASDRTDVSSDRPDVSSDRTDVSSDRPDVASDCTDVSSDRTDVASDHTDVSSDRTDVASDHVSSDSTDVSSDRTDVSSDRTDVSSDHTDVSSDCTDVASDRTNVSSDLTDVASDRTDVASDRTDVTSDRTDVASDHVASDRTDVSSDRTDVASDRTDVSSYRTDVTSDCTDVSSDRTDVASDHTDVSSDRTDVASDHVSSDRTDVSSDRTDVSSDRTDVSSDCTDVSSDCTDVSSDRTDVSSDRTDVSSDRTDVSSDCTDVASDRTNVSSDLTDVASDRTDVASDRTDVTSDRTDVASDHVASDRTDVSSDRTDVASDRTDVSSYRTDVTSDRTDVASDRTDVTSDHTDVASDRTDVASDRTDVASDRTDLASDRTDVASDRTDVASDRTDVASDRTDVTSDRTDMASDRTDVASDRTDLASDRTDVTSDRIDVASDRTDVASDRTDVASDHVSSDRTDVSSDRTDVSSDRTDVSSDRTDVASDRTNVSSDLTDVASDRTDVASDRTDVSSDRTDVASDRTDVASDRTDVASDRTDVSSDRTDVASDRTDVTSDHIDVTSNHTDVASDHTHTLLGDVHS; encoded by the exons ATGGATTGTAGAAGGATTCCTGATCATACAGATGTGGCCTCCGATCGTACAGATGTGACCTCCGATCGTACAGATGTGGCCTCCGATCGTACAGATGTGGCCTCCGATCGTACAGATGTGACCTTAGATCGTACAGATGTGGCCTCCGATCGTACAGATGTGACCTTAGATCGTACAGATGTGGCCTCCGATCGTACAGATGTGACCTCCGATCGTACAGATGTGACCTTAGATCGTACAGATGTGGCCTCCGATCGTACAGATGTGACCTCCGATCGTACAGATGTGgcctctgatcgtacagatgtgacctctgatcgtacagatgtgacctccgatcgtacagatgtggcctccgatc atgtgtcctctgatcgtacagatgtgtcCTCCGATTGTACAGATGTGgcctctgatcgtacagatgtggcctctgatcgtacagatgtgtcCTGCGATTGTACAGATGTgtcctctgatcgtacagatgtgtcctctgatcgtacagatgtggcctccgattgtacagatgtggcctctgatc atgtggcctccgatcgtacagatgtgtcctctgatcgtacagatgtgtcctctgatcgtacagatgtgtcCTCCGATGGTACAGATGTGGCCTCCGATGGTACAGATGTgtcctctgatcgtacagatgtgacctctgatcgtacagatgtggcctccgatcgtacagatgtggcctccgatc atgtgtcctccgattgtacagatgtgtcctctgatcgtacagatgtggcctctgatcgtacagatgtggcctATGATCGTACAGATGTGACCTCTGATCGTATAGATGTGgcctctgatcgtacagatgtggcctccgatcgtacagatgtggcctctgatc atgtggcctccgatcgtacagatgtggcctccgatcgtacagatgtgtcctctgatcgtacagatgtgtcCTCCGATTGTACAGATGTGgcctctgatcgtacagatgtggcctctgatcgtacagacgtgtcctctgatcgtacagatgtggcctCCGATCATACAGATGTGGCCTCCGATCGTACAGATGTGTCCTATGATCGTACAGATGTGACCTATGATCGTACAGATGTGCCCTCCGATCGTACAGATGTGTCCTCCGATCGTACAGATGTGGCCTCCGATCGTACAGATGTGGCCTCCGATCGTACAGATGTGGCCTCCGATCGTACAGATGTGTCCTCCGATAGTACAGATGTGGCCTCCGATCGTACAGATGTGGCCTCCGATCGTACAGATGTGGCCTCCGATCGTACAGATGTGTCCTCTTATCCTACAGATGTGTCCTCTGATCGTACAGATATGTCCTCCGATCGTACAGATGTGGCCTCCGATCGTACAGATGTGGCCTCCGATCGTACCGATGTGTCCTCTTATCGTACAGATGTgtcctctgatcgtacagatgtggcctccgatcgtacagatgtggcctccgatcgtacagatgtgacctctgatc atgtgtcctctgatcgtacagatgttTCCTCCGATCGTACAGATTTGGCCTCCGATCGTACAGATGTGgcctctgatcgtacagatgtgacctctgatcgtacagatgtgtcctctgatcgtacagatgtgtcCTCCGATTGTACAGATGTGTCCTCCGATCGTACAGATGTGGCCTCTGATCGTACAGACGTGTCCTCTGATCGTCCAGATGTgtcctctgatcgtacagatgtttcctccgatcgtacagatgtggcctccgatcgtacagatgtggcctctgatcgtacagatgtgacctctgattgtacagatgtgtcctctgatcgtacagatgttTCCTCCGATCGTACAGATTTGGCCTCCGATCGTACAGATGTGgcctctgatcgtacagatgtgacctctgatcgtacagatgtgtcctctgatcgtacagatgtttcctccgatcgtacagatgtgtcctctgatcgtacagatgtgtcctctgatcgtacagatgtgtcCTCCGATTGTACAGATGTGTCCTCCGATCGTACAGATGTTtcctctgatcgtacagatgtgtcctctgatcgtacagatgtgtcCTCCGATTGTACAGATGTGgcctctgatcgtacagatgtggcctCTGATCGTACAGACGTGTCCTCTGATCGTCCAGATGTGTCCTCTGATCGTACAGACGTGTCCTCTGATCGTCCAGATGTGGCCTCCGATTGTACAGATGTgtcctctgatcgtacagatgtggcctctgatcatacagatgtgtcctctgatcgtacagatgtggcctctgatc atgtgtcctccgatagtacagatgtgtcctctgatcgtacagatgtgtcctctgatcgtacagatgtgtcCTCTGATCATACAGATGTGTCCTCCGATTGTACAGATGTGGCCTCTGATCGTACAAATGTGTCCTCTGATCTTACAGATGTGGCCTCCGATCGTACAGATGTGgcctctgatcgtacagatgtgacctctgatcgtacagatgtggcctCCGATC ATGTGgcctctgatcgtacagatgtgtcctctgatcgtacagatgtggcctctgatcgtacagatgtgtcCTCTTATCGTACAGATGTGACCTCCGATTGTACAGATGTgtcctctgatcgtacagatgtggcctctgatcatacagatgtgtcctctgatcgtacagatgtggcctctgatc atgtgtcctctgatcgtacagatgtgtcctctgatcgtacagatgtgtcctctgatcgtacagatgtgtcCTCCGATTGTACAGATGTGTCCTCCGATTGTACAGATGTgtcctctgatcgtacagatgtgtcctctgatcgtacagatgtgtcctctgatcgtacagatgtgtcCTCCGATTGTACAGATGTGGCCTCTGATCGTACAAATGTGTCCTCTGATCTTACAGATGTGGCCTCCGATCGTACAGATGTGgcctctgatcgtacagatgtgacctctgatcgtacagatgtggcctCCGATC ATGTGgcctctgatcgtacagatgtgtcctctgatcgtacagatgtggcctctgatcgtacagatgtgtcCTCTTATCGTACAGATGTGacctctgatcgtacagatgtggcctctgatcgtacagatgtgaCCTCCGATCATACAGATGTGgcctctgatcgtacagatgtggcctctgatcgtacagacgtggcctccgatcgtacagatttggcctctgatcgtacagatgtggcctctgatcgtacagatgtggcctctgatcgtacagatgtggcctctgatcgtacagatgtgaCCTCTGATCGTACAGATATGGCCTCTGATCGTACAGACGTGGCCTCCGATCGTACAGATTTGGCCTCCGATCGTACAGATGTGACCTCTGATCGTATAGATGTGgcctctgatcgtacagatgtggcctccgatcgtacagatgtggcctccgatc atgtgtcctccgatcgtacagatgtgtcctctgatcgtacagatgtgtcctctgatcgtacagatgtgtcCTCCGATCGTACAGATGTGGCCTCTGATCGTACAAATGTGTCCTCTGATCTTACAGATGTGGCCTCCGATCGTACAGATGTGgcctctgatcgtacagatgtgtcctccgatcgtacagatgtggcctctgatcgtacagatgtggcctctgatcgtacagatgtggcctctgatcgtacagatgtgtcctctgatcgtacagatgtggcctctgatcgtacagatgtgaCCTCTGATCATATAGATGTGACCTCTAATCATACAGATGTGGCCTCTGATCATACGCATACTCTGCTGGGAGACGTTCATTCTTGA